The Pseudodesulfovibrio sp. zrk46 genome contains a region encoding:
- the nifD gene encoding nitrogenase molybdenum-iron protein alpha chain has product MAKTKKVVQLMPTDIKDELLKKYPPKVARKRAKQIMINEATESEAPPEIVANVRTIPGIITMRGCTYAGCKGVIMGPTRDIVNITHGPIGCGFYSWLTRRNQTDAGEDGDNYMPYCFSTDMQDQDIIFGGEKKLEAAIQEAYDLFHPKGICVFATCPVGLIGDDIHAVTRKMKAKFGDCNVFAFSCEGYKGVSQSAGHHIANNQVFTHLVGENTEPKEGEYKINLLGEYNIGGDGFEIDRVLKKCGITNLATFSGNSTYDQFASAQHADLSCVMCHRSINYVADMLETKYGIPWIKVNFIGAKSTAKSLRKIAEYFGDKALIDKVEAVIAEEMLEVESVISDVRPRTDGKTAMLFVGGSRAHHYQDLFEEMGMKTLSAGYEFAHRDDYEGRHVIPDLKVDADSRNIEEIEVEADSEFYNPRKTPEEIKALEDAGYKFKHYEGLNPQMDKGTLIIDDLNQYEAEKLVEIMKPDIFCAGIKEKFSIQKTGVPMKQLHSYDSGGPYAGFKGAVNFYKEIDRLVGSKVWSYMKAPWQENPELTATFVWE; this is encoded by the coding sequence ATGGCCAAGACCAAGAAAGTCGTGCAGCTCATGCCCACCGATATCAAGGATGAACTTCTGAAGAAGTATCCTCCCAAGGTGGCGAGAAAGCGCGCCAAGCAGATCATGATCAACGAAGCCACGGAAAGTGAGGCTCCGCCCGAGATCGTGGCAAACGTTCGCACCATCCCCGGCATCATCACCATGCGCGGCTGCACCTATGCAGGTTGTAAGGGCGTTATCATGGGCCCCACCCGCGACATCGTGAATATCACCCACGGCCCCATCGGCTGCGGATTCTACTCCTGGCTCACCCGTCGTAACCAGACCGACGCGGGCGAGGACGGCGATAACTACATGCCGTACTGTTTTTCCACGGATATGCAGGATCAGGACATCATCTTCGGTGGTGAAAAAAAACTCGAAGCTGCCATCCAGGAAGCTTACGACCTGTTCCATCCCAAGGGTATCTGCGTCTTCGCAACCTGTCCCGTGGGCCTCATCGGTGACGATATTCACGCCGTCACCCGCAAAATGAAAGCCAAGTTCGGTGACTGCAACGTCTTCGCCTTCTCATGTGAAGGTTACAAGGGCGTCTCCCAGTCCGCTGGTCACCACATCGCCAACAACCAGGTCTTCACCCACCTGGTCGGTGAGAACACCGAACCCAAGGAAGGCGAGTACAAGATCAACCTGCTCGGCGAATACAACATTGGCGGTGACGGGTTTGAGATCGACCGTGTCCTCAAAAAATGCGGCATCACCAACCTCGCTACCTTCTCGGGCAACTCAACTTACGACCAGTTCGCGTCTGCGCAGCACGCCGACCTCAGCTGTGTCATGTGTCACCGTTCCATCAACTACGTGGCCGACATGCTGGAGACCAAGTACGGCATCCCGTGGATCAAGGTGAACTTCATCGGCGCCAAGTCCACTGCCAAGTCTTTGCGCAAGATCGCCGAGTACTTCGGTGACAAGGCCCTCATCGACAAGGTCGAGGCCGTCATCGCCGAGGAAATGCTGGAAGTGGAATCCGTCATCAGCGACGTGCGTCCGCGCACCGATGGCAAGACTGCCATGCTGTTCGTCGGTGGCTCCCGCGCCCACCACTATCAGGATCTGTTCGAGGAAATGGGCATGAAGACCCTGTCAGCCGGTTACGAGTTCGCTCACCGCGATGACTACGAAGGTCGCCATGTCATCCCCGATCTCAAAGTCGATGCTGACTCCCGTAACATCGAGGAAATCGAAGTTGAGGCCGATTCCGAATTCTACAACCCGCGCAAGACTCCGGAAGAGATCAAGGCTCTGGAAGACGCCGGTTACAAGTTCAAGCACTACGAGGGCCTGAACCCGCAGATGGACAAAGGCACCCTCATCATTGACGACCTGAACCAGTACGAAGCTGAGAAGCTCGTGGAAATCATGAAGCCCGACATCTTCTGCGCAGGTATCAAGGAGAAGTTCTCCATCCAGAAGACCGGTGTGCCCATGAAGCAGCTCCACAGCTACGACTCCGGCGGCCCTTATGCCGGATTCAAGGGCGCGGTTAACTTCTACAAGGAAATCGACCGCCTCGTGGGCAGCAAGGTGTGGTCTTACATGAAGGCCCCCTGGCAGGAAAACCCCGAACTGACCGCCACCTTCGTGTGGGAATAA
- the nifK gene encoding nitrogenase molybdenum-iron protein subunit beta — MALLRHTPTEVKERKALMINPAKTCQPIGAMYAALGINGCLPHSHGSQGCCAYHRSTLTRHYKEPISAATSSFTEGASVFGGQANLLQAVNNIFTVYDPEVIAVHTTCLSETIGDDLNQIRDKAIKTGKIPEGKTMIGAPTPSYVGSHVTGFSNMVKAMAQLAEPTGKKSGKVNIIPGWVEPCDMEEIKRLAAMVGVDITLFPDTSGVLNGPLTGEYKMFPDGGVTVKELKAAGDATGTLALGEWCSADAARWLDSKCKVPCSVLDMPFGLAATDRFIDVLRTVAGVPVPDTVAYERGQLVDMISDMHQYFYGKRVALWGDPDQLISMTEFLVSLDMHPVYVVTGTPGKKFEKRIKEICADKPFEVKVKAKGDMFLMHQWIKNEPVDLLIGNTYGKYIARDEDIPMVRWGFPILDRQGHQYFPTVGYKGGLRLLEMILGRLLDRKDRDDPEQKFELVL; from the coding sequence ATGGCTTTACTGAGACATACCCCTACTGAAGTGAAAGAGCGCAAGGCGCTCATGATCAACCCGGCCAAGACGTGCCAGCCCATCGGCGCCATGTATGCGGCCCTCGGCATCAACGGATGCCTGCCGCACTCCCACGGCTCCCAGGGATGTTGCGCGTACCATCGCTCAACCCTGACCAGGCACTACAAGGAGCCTATCTCCGCCGCCACCTCCTCCTTCACCGAAGGTGCATCCGTGTTCGGCGGGCAGGCCAACCTGCTCCAGGCTGTAAACAACATCTTCACGGTCTATGATCCCGAGGTCATCGCAGTGCACACCACCTGCCTGTCCGAGACCATCGGTGACGACCTGAACCAGATCCGCGACAAAGCGATCAAGACCGGCAAGATTCCTGAAGGAAAGACCATGATCGGTGCGCCCACTCCTTCCTATGTGGGCTCCCATGTCACCGGCTTCTCCAACATGGTCAAGGCCATGGCACAGCTGGCCGAACCGACCGGCAAGAAGTCCGGCAAGGTCAACATCATCCCCGGTTGGGTTGAGCCTTGCGACATGGAAGAGATCAAGCGTCTGGCCGCCATGGTCGGTGTGGACATCACCTTGTTCCCGGATACCTCCGGCGTCCTCAACGGACCCCTGACCGGTGAATACAAGATGTTCCCGGACGGCGGCGTGACGGTCAAGGAACTCAAGGCCGCTGGCGACGCCACCGGTACCCTCGCCCTGGGCGAATGGTGTTCCGCTGATGCCGCCCGCTGGTTGGACTCCAAGTGCAAGGTGCCTTGCTCCGTGCTGGACATGCCGTTCGGCCTGGCAGCCACCGACCGCTTCATCGATGTCCTCCGCACCGTGGCCGGCGTCCCGGTCCCCGACACCGTCGCTTACGAACGCGGCCAGCTCGTGGACATGATTTCCGACATGCACCAGTACTTCTACGGCAAGCGCGTAGCACTCTGGGGCGATCCTGATCAGCTCATCTCGATGACTGAATTCCTGGTCTCCCTCGACATGCACCCCGTCTATGTCGTTACCGGCACCCCGGGCAAGAAGTTCGAGAAGCGTATCAAGGAAATCTGCGCCGACAAGCCTTTCGAAGTGAAGGTCAAGGCCAAGGGCGACATGTTCCTGATGCATCAGTGGATCAAGAACGAGCCGGTGGATCTGCTTATCGGTAACACCTACGGCAAATACATTGCCCGTGACGAAGATATCCCGATGGTGCGTTGGGGCTTCCCCATCCTGGACCGCCAGGGCCACCAGTACTTCCCGACAGTCGGCTACAAGGGCGGACTCAGACTGCTTGAGATGATTCTCGGCAGGCTCCTGGACCGGAAGGACCGCGACGATCCGGAACAGAAATTCGAGTTGGTTCTGTAG
- a CDS encoding radical SAM protein: protein MTNTATSYANHPCFGMSSRKETGRLHLPVAPRSNAKIRFEAVTKTKPAMMPEEAVNWLVHVLDAEKPVRIVGITGPGDPLASPDITIRTLRMIRERYPKMDLCLTTLGIGGAMYVPELAEIGISHVTVLVDAVTPEVAEKLYAWIRPGKKTVPLTDAAKELMDDQKKTITAFKDAGITVKVNTTVYPGFNAGHVEDVAEAMASLGVDIMAVVPFHPADENCECPASSTELMTMVRDRAARHINLMPSWDECGEGLVGLDTPEDESDVCSTLPKPTPERPNVAVTSASGMDVDIHLGHAAQILIYGPREDGLACLLETREASEPGSGAARWKDLATRMHDCFAVLTAGAGDKPKEILSRSGVTVIVTNEGIEGTVDVLYGGKKKGKCRK from the coding sequence ATGACCAATACTGCCACTTCATACGCCAATCATCCCTGCTTCGGCATGTCCTCCCGCAAGGAGACGGGTCGCTTGCATCTGCCCGTCGCACCGCGTTCCAACGCCAAGATTCGGTTTGAAGCCGTTACCAAGACCAAGCCCGCCATGATGCCGGAAGAAGCCGTCAACTGGTTGGTCCATGTCCTGGATGCCGAAAAGCCTGTGAGGATCGTGGGCATTACCGGTCCCGGCGACCCGCTGGCATCCCCTGACATAACCATTCGCACTCTGCGCATGATCCGCGAACGCTATCCCAAAATGGACCTGTGTCTGACCACTCTTGGTATCGGCGGCGCCATGTACGTTCCCGAACTGGCCGAGATCGGCATCTCCCATGTGACCGTGCTGGTGGACGCAGTGACTCCCGAAGTGGCGGAAAAGCTCTACGCCTGGATTCGTCCCGGCAAGAAGACCGTCCCCCTGACCGATGCCGCCAAGGAGTTGATGGACGACCAGAAGAAGACCATCACTGCCTTCAAGGACGCTGGCATCACCGTCAAGGTCAACACCACTGTCTATCCGGGATTCAACGCCGGACATGTGGAAGATGTCGCTGAAGCCATGGCTTCCCTTGGAGTCGACATCATGGCCGTGGTTCCCTTCCACCCCGCAGATGAAAACTGCGAGTGTCCCGCTTCGTCCACTGAGCTCATGACCATGGTGCGTGATCGTGCCGCGCGGCACATCAACCTCATGCCTTCATGGGATGAGTGTGGTGAGGGGCTTGTTGGATTGGATACCCCGGAAGATGAGTCCGATGTCTGTTCGACCCTGCCCAAGCCCACGCCGGAGCGTCCCAATGTGGCCGTGACCAGCGCAAGCGGCATGGATGTGGACATTCATCTCGGGCACGCCGCGCAGATTCTCATCTACGGTCCCCGCGAGGATGGACTGGCCTGTCTGCTGGAGACCCGCGAGGCTTCGGAACCCGGCTCCGGCGCTGCTCGCTGGAAAGATCTGGCCACCCGCATGCACGACTGTTTTGCAGTCCTCACTGCCGGGGCAGGCGACAAACCCAAGGAAATTTTGAGCCGTAGCGGCGTGACCGTCATCGTTACCAACGAAGGAATCGAAGGCACCGTTGACGTGCTGTACGGCGGAAAGAAGAAGGGCAAGTGCCGCAAGTAG
- a CDS encoding (2Fe-2S) ferredoxin domain-containing protein, with amino-acid sequence MAIPERMIICCQSFRAAGDPKGICHKQTDGFLQYIEEEILDRGLDALVVATSCLKQCESGPIMVVQPENWWFKGVDSEEAIDEILDALEEGEACAEYLAA; translated from the coding sequence ATGGCTATCCCAGAAAGAATGATCATCTGTTGTCAGAGTTTCCGCGCCGCAGGCGACCCCAAAGGCATCTGTCACAAGCAGACCGACGGCTTCCTCCAGTACATCGAGGAAGAAATCCTGGACCGCGGTCTGGATGCCCTGGTCGTGGCGACCTCCTGCCTCAAGCAGTGTGAATCCGGCCCCATCATGGTGGTGCAGCCTGAGAACTGGTGGTTCAAGGGTGTGGATTCCGAAGAGGCCATCGACGAGATTCTCGACGCCTTGGAAGAAGGCGAAGCCTGCGCCGAATATTTGGCTGCTTAG
- a CDS encoding GNAT family N-acetyltransferase, translated as MPEVVKIRPATHEDLPVLISLLESLFSIEEDFEIDPERQRSGLEMMLSNGRGRILAAETPDGTVVGMCSGQLTISTAEGGPAVLVEDVIVHEDWRGKGVGAKLMDGLTDWARTLEAPRMQLLADKQNVRALDFYKHLGWQPTQLICLRKRL; from the coding sequence ATGCCTGAAGTCGTGAAAATCCGTCCCGCAACTCATGAGGACTTGCCTGTCCTCATCAGCCTTCTGGAATCGCTGTTCTCCATTGAGGAGGACTTCGAGATCGATCCCGAGCGGCAGCGGAGCGGCCTGGAAATGATGCTCAGCAACGGTCGGGGACGCATACTGGCCGCCGAGACTCCCGACGGGACTGTCGTTGGCATGTGTTCGGGACAGCTGACGATTTCCACGGCGGAAGGTGGTCCTGCAGTCCTCGTGGAGGACGTGATCGTCCACGAGGACTGGCGGGGCAAGGGTGTCGGCGCAAAGCTGATGGATGGCTTGACTGATTGGGCCCGCACCCTCGAGGCGCCTCGAATGCAACTGCTGGCAGACAAGCAGAACGTAAGAGCACTGGATTTTTACAAACACCTGGGATGGCAACCTACACAACTTATTTGCCTGAGAAAGAGACTGTAA
- the nifE gene encoding nitrogenase iron-molybdenum cofactor biosynthesis protein NifE has translation MSTILDERKAQIHRTGSGDIDIACNRESLAGAVSQRACVFCGSRVVLYPIADALHLVHGPIGCAVYTWDIRGALSSGPELHRLSFSTDLQETDVIFGGEKKLEAALDELIDRHGPKAAFVYSTCIVGLIGDDLEAVCRKMSEKKGIPVLPVQSEGFKGSKREGYLAACKAMFKLIGKGDTADVKPMSVNIFGDFNLAGEIWIIREYFEKMGVQVVANVTGDGRVADIERCHGAALNLVQCSGATLDLAKMMEEEYGIPYERVSYLGIEDMADSLYKVADFFKDQDPGIVERTQNLVRDELQKLMPELARFRRDLEGKKVAMYVGGSFKAFSLIKAFRHLGMKCVMVGSQTGTKEDYAELAAISDPDTVIIDDANPLELSHFIKEKDVDVFVGGVKERPIAFKLGVGFCDHNHERKEALEGFVGMYNFAKEIHASVMSPVWQFAPRRANRKAEERKEAVNE, from the coding sequence ATGAGTACCATTTTAGACGAACGTAAAGCACAGATTCACCGGACCGGCTCCGGCGACATCGACATAGCTTGCAACCGGGAATCCCTGGCGGGCGCAGTCAGCCAGCGGGCCTGCGTGTTCTGCGGATCACGCGTGGTCCTGTATCCCATCGCAGATGCCCTGCATCTGGTTCACGGCCCCATTGGTTGTGCTGTTTACACTTGGGATATCCGCGGCGCTCTGAGCAGCGGCCCGGAATTGCATCGACTTTCCTTTTCCACCGACCTTCAGGAAACCGACGTCATCTTTGGCGGCGAGAAGAAGCTGGAGGCTGCGCTGGATGAACTTATCGACAGACATGGCCCCAAGGCCGCCTTTGTCTACTCCACCTGTATCGTCGGCCTGATCGGCGACGATCTGGAAGCGGTTTGCCGCAAGATGTCCGAGAAGAAGGGCATCCCGGTGCTGCCGGTCCAGTCCGAAGGATTCAAGGGGAGCAAGCGCGAAGGGTATCTGGCTGCCTGCAAGGCCATGTTCAAGCTCATTGGCAAGGGCGACACCGCGGACGTCAAGCCCATGTCCGTCAACATTTTCGGTGACTTCAACCTCGCCGGCGAAATCTGGATCATCCGCGAATACTTCGAAAAGATGGGCGTGCAGGTTGTGGCCAACGTGACTGGTGACGGCCGTGTTGCCGACATCGAACGCTGCCACGGCGCTGCCCTCAATCTGGTCCAGTGCTCCGGCGCGACCCTCGATCTCGCCAAGATGATGGAAGAAGAATACGGCATCCCCTATGAGCGGGTCTCCTACCTCGGCATCGAGGATATGGCCGACTCCCTCTACAAGGTGGCCGACTTCTTCAAGGATCAGGACCCCGGCATCGTCGAACGTACCCAGAATCTGGTGCGCGACGAGTTGCAGAAGCTCATGCCCGAGCTGGCCCGGTTCCGTCGCGATCTGGAAGGCAAGAAGGTCGCCATGTATGTGGGCGGCTCCTTCAAGGCCTTCTCCCTGATCAAGGCATTTCGTCACCTCGGCATGAAGTGCGTCATGGTTGGTTCCCAGACCGGCACCAAGGAAGACTACGCCGAGCTGGCCGCCATCTCCGATCCCGACACCGTCATCATCGATGACGCCAATCCGCTGGAACTGTCCCACTTCATCAAGGAGAAGGACGTGGACGTCTTCGTGGGCGGGGTCAAGGAACGTCCCATCGCTTTCAAGCTCGGCGTTGGATTTTGCGATCACAACCATGAGCGCAAGGAAGCGTTGGAAGGATTTGTCGGCATGTACAATTTTGCCAAGGAAATCCATGCCTCAGTCATGTCCCCGGTTTGGCAGTTCGCTCCGCGTCGCGCCAACCGCAAGGCTGAAGAGAGAAAGGAGGCCGTCAATGAGTAA